The following are encoded in a window of Vespa crabro chromosome 2, iyVesCrab1.2, whole genome shotgun sequence genomic DNA:
- the LOC124422053 gene encoding uncharacterized protein LOC124422053 isoform X4 has protein sequence MIYVGMIICLMLMPTRIQSKFDNIQKGRIGIESKLSIEITENFKRMLNYVRNSKEFQPFMISLLLSDTKSNVLVSLLHHMSIDFIQGYRISANDFLSLYTWKDEGRITWIIPIDDLNDLEVLMYLNEKLWKPNDQYLIVFVGEETSGNTWKRIFDELWIKFNVYKILITTITDQFRCFLNYHPFDVTRKAFGKVHKSCFDDIEEYSTKRRINSITSLPSDDISFFENFENVNGYPIKVTVFPSMMMCIEVDENNVVHYTKLDANVMKMLESNLNASFDVNVLDKNSDIDPFQKSLQDISDRRSEIIFTSLFVKAYNDSYLYQFTAAIAEDKLCFIAPTKGYLPKSYMPFLPFTKDLWMTLACYNIFVTIFWMILKYLSYSFRNNKPITCSLGETFSNIRRGKLARDNILLKRKKDNISRRKNKEPPEIHPYVIRCTELIILFCYPFEKAYTPALRIFLCSSLLFGLVIVGLYNNWLMWTLSKPLRYPEINTIEDVADSNYTIVTKYLNLKEDTFIGKDPLETKLRNKISVLNTDKPTNYFVAFDKSVIALGRFTSTKLENYSIYYDDDGNKLVHIVEECPVTYTLSYVIRLNSPYTEKINTLLLRIQQFGFINLWYEEMTYPLLVEDKKMKLALSEKKKKLTLEHYSLAFLGLFIGLIGCFLVFLDTFIRKIRRIANGPFAERITSSVMYTHTRARAPTHAHFHQDRNLYHIIRI, from the coding sequence atgatctatGTGGGAATGATCATTTGCTTGATGCTTATGCCAACGAGAATACAATCAaaattcgacaatattcaAAAGGGAAGGATTGGCATCGAGTCTAAATTGAGCATTGAAATAACAGAGAATTTCAAACGTATGCTGAATTATGTGAGAAATTCAAAGGAATTCCAACCTTTTAtgatttctttacttttgtcCGATACGAAATCGAACGTGCTCGTGTCCCTCTTACATCACATGtcaatcgattttattcaAGGCTATCGAATAAGTGCcaatgattttctttcattatatacGTGGAAGGATGAAGGACGTATCACTTGGATCATACCGATCGATGATTTAAACGATCTCGAAGTCTTGATGTATTTAAACGAGAAATTATGGAAACCCAATGATCAATATTTGATAGTTTTCGTTGGTGAGGAAACGTCGGGGAATACATGGAAAAGAATTTTCGATGAGCTCTggataaaatttaatgtatataaaattttaattacaacgATTACCGATCAGTTTCGTTGTTTCTTAAATTATCATCCATTCGATGTCACAAGAAAAGCTTTTGGGAAAGTACATAAATCATGTTTCGATGATATCGAAGAATATTCTacgaagagaagaataaaCTCGATAACTTCACTTCCATCAGATGATATAAGTTTCttcgaaaatttcgaaaatgtaAATGGTTATCCGATAAAGGTTACCGTTTTTCCTTCGATGATGATGTGTATAGAAGTAGACGAGAACAATGTCGTCCATTATACCAAATTAGATGCAAATGTGATGAAGATGTTGGAGAGCAACTTGAACGCAAGTTTCGACGTAAATGTATTGGATAAAAATTCCGATATTGATCCCTTTCAAAAATCCTTACAAGATATTAGTGATCGCAGGAGCGAGATCATATTTACAAGCCTTTTTGTTAAAGCTTACAAcgattcttatctttatcagTTTACAGCGGCCATTGCCGAAGATAAGCTTTGTTTTATCGCACCGACTAAAGGTTATTTACCAAAATCATATATGCCATTTTTACCTTTCACGAAGGACCTGTGGATGACCCTAGCATGCTATAACATTTTCGTGACGATATTCTGGATGATCCTGAAATATTTGAGCTATTCGTTTCGTAATAACAAACCTATTACATGTTCTCTGGGGGAAACGTTCTCGAATATCCGTCGGGGTAAGCTTGCACGCGATAATAtccttttgaaaagaaaaaaggataatattagtcggaggaaaaataaagaaccaCCTGAGATACATCCATACGTTATTCGTTGCACagaattgattatattattttgttatcctTTCGAAAAGGCTTATACCCCGGCACtcagaatatttctttgtaGTTCGTTATTATTTGGACTTGTAATAGTTGGACTTTACAATAATTGGCTAATGTGGACTCTTAGCAAACCATTGAGATATCCAGAAATAAATACTATCGAGGACGTTGCCGATTCGAATTatacgatagtaacgaaatatttaaatttgaaagaGGACACGTTTATTGGGAAGGATCCATTGGAAACGAAACTGCGGAATAAAATCAGTGTTCTTAATACGGATAAACCAACGAATTACTTCGTCGCCTTCGACAAAAGCGTTATTGCTCTTGGTCGATTTACATCGACCAAGCTCGAgaattattcgatttattacgacgacgatgggAACAAATTGGTCCACATTGTCGAAGAGTGTCCAGTTACTTATACGCTTTCATACGTGATCAGACTTAATTCTCCTTATACAGAAAAGATCAATACCTTGTTGCTAAGGATTCAACAGTTtggatttattaatttatggtATGAGGAAATGACGTACCCTTTATTGGTCGaggataagaaaatgaaattggcattgagcgagaaaaagaagaaactcaCATTGGAACATTACTCGTTAGCGTTTCTTGGACTTTTTATTGGCCTAATCGGATGTTTCCTCGTATTTCTCG
- the LOC124422053 gene encoding uncharacterized protein LOC124422053 isoform X5 yields the protein MIYVGMIICLMLMPTRIQSKFDNIQKGRIGIESKLSIEITENFKRMLNYVRNSKEFQPFMISLLLSDTKSNVLVSLLHHMSIDFIQGYRISANDFLSLYTWKDEGRITWIIPIDDLNDLEVLMYLNEKLWKPNDQYLIVFVGEETSGNTWKRIFDELWIKFNVYKILITTITDQFRCFLNYHPFDVTRKAFGKVHKSCFDDIEEYSTKRRINSITSLPSDDISFFENFENVNGYPIKVTVFPSMMMCIEVDENNVVHYTKLDANVMKMLESNLNASFDVNVLDKNSDIDPFQKSLQDISDRRSEIIFTSLFVKAYNDSYLYQFTAAIAEDKLCFIAPTKGYLPKSYMPFLPFTKDLWMTLACYNIFVTIFWMILKYLSYSFRNNKPITCSLGETFSNIRRGKLARDNILLKRKKDNISRRKNKEPPEIHPYVIRCTELIILFCYPFEKAYTPALRIFLCSSLLFGLVIVGLYNNWLMWTLSKPLRYPEINTIEDVADSNYTIVTKYLNLKEDTFIGKDPLETKLRNKISVLNTDKPTNYFVAFDKSVIALGRFTSTKLENYSIYYDDDGNKLVHIVEECPVTYTLSYVIRLNSPYTEKINTLLLRIQQFGFINLWYEEMTYPLLVEDKKMKLALSEKKKKLTLEHYSLAFLGLFIGLIGCFLVFLDLDTFIRKIRRIANGPFAERITSSVMYTHTRARAPTHAHIDL from the coding sequence atgatctatGTGGGAATGATCATTTGCTTGATGCTTATGCCAACGAGAATACAATCAaaattcgacaatattcaAAAGGGAAGGATTGGCATCGAGTCTAAATTGAGCATTGAAATAACAGAGAATTTCAAACGTATGCTGAATTATGTGAGAAATTCAAAGGAATTCCAACCTTTTAtgatttctttacttttgtcCGATACGAAATCGAACGTGCTCGTGTCCCTCTTACATCACATGtcaatcgattttattcaAGGCTATCGAATAAGTGCcaatgattttctttcattatatacGTGGAAGGATGAAGGACGTATCACTTGGATCATACCGATCGATGATTTAAACGATCTCGAAGTCTTGATGTATTTAAACGAGAAATTATGGAAACCCAATGATCAATATTTGATAGTTTTCGTTGGTGAGGAAACGTCGGGGAATACATGGAAAAGAATTTTCGATGAGCTCTggataaaatttaatgtatataaaattttaattacaacgATTACCGATCAGTTTCGTTGTTTCTTAAATTATCATCCATTCGATGTCACAAGAAAAGCTTTTGGGAAAGTACATAAATCATGTTTCGATGATATCGAAGAATATTCTacgaagagaagaataaaCTCGATAACTTCACTTCCATCAGATGATATAAGTTTCttcgaaaatttcgaaaatgtaAATGGTTATCCGATAAAGGTTACCGTTTTTCCTTCGATGATGATGTGTATAGAAGTAGACGAGAACAATGTCGTCCATTATACCAAATTAGATGCAAATGTGATGAAGATGTTGGAGAGCAACTTGAACGCAAGTTTCGACGTAAATGTATTGGATAAAAATTCCGATATTGATCCCTTTCAAAAATCCTTACAAGATATTAGTGATCGCAGGAGCGAGATCATATTTACAAGCCTTTTTGTTAAAGCTTACAAcgattcttatctttatcagTTTACAGCGGCCATTGCCGAAGATAAGCTTTGTTTTATCGCACCGACTAAAGGTTATTTACCAAAATCATATATGCCATTTTTACCTTTCACGAAGGACCTGTGGATGACCCTAGCATGCTATAACATTTTCGTGACGATATTCTGGATGATCCTGAAATATTTGAGCTATTCGTTTCGTAATAACAAACCTATTACATGTTCTCTGGGGGAAACGTTCTCGAATATCCGTCGGGGTAAGCTTGCACGCGATAATAtccttttgaaaagaaaaaaggataatattagtcggaggaaaaataaagaaccaCCTGAGATACATCCATACGTTATTCGTTGCACagaattgattatattattttgttatcctTTCGAAAAGGCTTATACCCCGGCACtcagaatatttctttgtaGTTCGTTATTATTTGGACTTGTAATAGTTGGACTTTACAATAATTGGCTAATGTGGACTCTTAGCAAACCATTGAGATATCCAGAAATAAATACTATCGAGGACGTTGCCGATTCGAATTatacgatagtaacgaaatatttaaatttgaaagaGGACACGTTTATTGGGAAGGATCCATTGGAAACGAAACTGCGGAATAAAATCAGTGTTCTTAATACGGATAAACCAACGAATTACTTCGTCGCCTTCGACAAAAGCGTTATTGCTCTTGGTCGATTTACATCGACCAAGCTCGAgaattattcgatttattacgacgacgatgggAACAAATTGGTCCACATTGTCGAAGAGTGTCCAGTTACTTATACGCTTTCATACGTGATCAGACTTAATTCTCCTTATACAGAAAAGATCAATACCTTGTTGCTAAGGATTCAACAGTTtggatttattaatttatggtATGAGGAAATGACGTACCCTTTATTGGTCGaggataagaaaatgaaattggcattgagcgagaaaaagaagaaactcaCATTGGAACATTACTCGTTAGCGTTTCTTGGACTTTTTATTGGCCTAATCGGATGTTTCCTCGTATTTCTCG
- the LOC124422053 gene encoding uncharacterized protein LOC124422053 isoform X3: protein MIYVGMIICLMLMPTRIQSKFDNIQKGRIGIESKLSIEITENFKRMLNYVRNSKEFQPFMISLLLSDTKSNVLVSLLHHMSIDFIQGYRISANDFLSLYTWKDEGRITWIIPIDDLNDLEVLMYLNEKLWKPNDQYLIVFVGEETSGNTWKRIFDELWIKFNVYKILITTITDQFRCFLNYHPFDVTRKAFGKVHKSCFDDIEEYSTKRRINSITSLPSDDISFFENFENVNGYPIKVTVFPSMMMCIEVDENNVVHYTKLDANVMKMLESNLNASFDVNVLDKNSDIDPFQKSLQDISDRRSEIIFTSLFVKAYNDSYLYQFTAAIAEDKLCFIAPTKGYLPKSYMPFLPFTKDLWMTLACYNIFVTIFWMILKYLSYSFRNNKPITCSLGETFSNIRRGKLARDNILLKRKKDNISRRKNKEPPEIHPYVIRCTELIILFCYPFEKAYTPALRIFLCSSLLFGLVIVGLYNNWLMWTLSKPLRYPEINTIEDVADSNYTIVTKYLNLKEDTFIGKDPLETKLRNKISVLNTDKPTNYFVAFDKSVIALGRFTSTKLENYSIYYDDDGNKLVHIVEECPVTYTLSYVIRLNSPYTEKINTLLLRIQQFGFINLWYEEMTYPLLVEDKKMKLALSEKKKKLTLEHYSLAFLGLFIGLIGCFLVFLDLDTFIRKIRRIANGPFAERITSSVMYTHTRARAPTHAHFHQDRNLYHIIRI, encoded by the coding sequence atgatctatGTGGGAATGATCATTTGCTTGATGCTTATGCCAACGAGAATACAATCAaaattcgacaatattcaAAAGGGAAGGATTGGCATCGAGTCTAAATTGAGCATTGAAATAACAGAGAATTTCAAACGTATGCTGAATTATGTGAGAAATTCAAAGGAATTCCAACCTTTTAtgatttctttacttttgtcCGATACGAAATCGAACGTGCTCGTGTCCCTCTTACATCACATGtcaatcgattttattcaAGGCTATCGAATAAGTGCcaatgattttctttcattatatacGTGGAAGGATGAAGGACGTATCACTTGGATCATACCGATCGATGATTTAAACGATCTCGAAGTCTTGATGTATTTAAACGAGAAATTATGGAAACCCAATGATCAATATTTGATAGTTTTCGTTGGTGAGGAAACGTCGGGGAATACATGGAAAAGAATTTTCGATGAGCTCTggataaaatttaatgtatataaaattttaattacaacgATTACCGATCAGTTTCGTTGTTTCTTAAATTATCATCCATTCGATGTCACAAGAAAAGCTTTTGGGAAAGTACATAAATCATGTTTCGATGATATCGAAGAATATTCTacgaagagaagaataaaCTCGATAACTTCACTTCCATCAGATGATATAAGTTTCttcgaaaatttcgaaaatgtaAATGGTTATCCGATAAAGGTTACCGTTTTTCCTTCGATGATGATGTGTATAGAAGTAGACGAGAACAATGTCGTCCATTATACCAAATTAGATGCAAATGTGATGAAGATGTTGGAGAGCAACTTGAACGCAAGTTTCGACGTAAATGTATTGGATAAAAATTCCGATATTGATCCCTTTCAAAAATCCTTACAAGATATTAGTGATCGCAGGAGCGAGATCATATTTACAAGCCTTTTTGTTAAAGCTTACAAcgattcttatctttatcagTTTACAGCGGCCATTGCCGAAGATAAGCTTTGTTTTATCGCACCGACTAAAGGTTATTTACCAAAATCATATATGCCATTTTTACCTTTCACGAAGGACCTGTGGATGACCCTAGCATGCTATAACATTTTCGTGACGATATTCTGGATGATCCTGAAATATTTGAGCTATTCGTTTCGTAATAACAAACCTATTACATGTTCTCTGGGGGAAACGTTCTCGAATATCCGTCGGGGTAAGCTTGCACGCGATAATAtccttttgaaaagaaaaaaggataatattagtcggaggaaaaataaagaaccaCCTGAGATACATCCATACGTTATTCGTTGCACagaattgattatattattttgttatcctTTCGAAAAGGCTTATACCCCGGCACtcagaatatttctttgtaGTTCGTTATTATTTGGACTTGTAATAGTTGGACTTTACAATAATTGGCTAATGTGGACTCTTAGCAAACCATTGAGATATCCAGAAATAAATACTATCGAGGACGTTGCCGATTCGAATTatacgatagtaacgaaatatttaaatttgaaagaGGACACGTTTATTGGGAAGGATCCATTGGAAACGAAACTGCGGAATAAAATCAGTGTTCTTAATACGGATAAACCAACGAATTACTTCGTCGCCTTCGACAAAAGCGTTATTGCTCTTGGTCGATTTACATCGACCAAGCTCGAgaattattcgatttattacgacgacgatgggAACAAATTGGTCCACATTGTCGAAGAGTGTCCAGTTACTTATACGCTTTCATACGTGATCAGACTTAATTCTCCTTATACAGAAAAGATCAATACCTTGTTGCTAAGGATTCAACAGTTtggatttattaatttatggtATGAGGAAATGACGTACCCTTTATTGGTCGaggataagaaaatgaaattggcattgagcgagaaaaagaagaaactcaCATTGGAACATTACTCGTTAGCGTTTCTTGGACTTTTTATTGGCCTAATCGGATGTTTCCTCGTATTTCTCG
- the LOC124422053 gene encoding uncharacterized protein LOC124422053 isoform X2, giving the protein MIYVGMIICLMLMPTRIQSKFDNIQKGRIGIESKLSIEITENFKRMLNYVRNSKEFQPFMISLLLSDTKSNVLVSLLHHMSIDFIQGYRISANDFLSLYTWKDEGRITWIIPIDDLNDLEVLMYLNEKLWKPNDQYLIVFVGEETSGNTWKRIFDELWIKFNVYKILITTITDQFRCFLNYHPFDVTRKAFGKVHKSCFDDIEEYSTKRRINSITSLPSDDISFFENFENVNGYPIKVTVFPSMMMCIEVDENNVVHYTKLDANVMKMLESNLNASFDVNVLDKNSDIDPFQKSLQDISDRRSEIIFTSLFVKAYNDSYLYQFTAAIAEDKLCFIAPTKGYLPKSYMPFLPFTKDLWMTLACYNIFVTIFWMILKYLSYSFRNNKPITCSLGETFSNIRRGKLARDNILLKRKKDNISRRKNKEPPEIHPYVIRCTELIILFCYPFEKAYTPALRIFLCSSLLFGLVIVGLYNNWLMWTLSKPLRYPEINTIEDVADSNYTIVTKYLNLKEDTFIGKDPLETKLRNKISVLNTDKPTNYFVAFDKSVIALGRFTSTKLENYSIYYDDDGNKLVHIVEECPVTYTLSYVIRLNSPYTEKINTLLLRIQQFGFINLWYEEMTYPLLVEDKKMKLALSEKKKKLTLEHYSLAFLGLFIGLIGCFLVFLDTFIRKIRRIANGPFAERITSSVMYTHTRARAPTHAHVRIYLWIFMYTSNHKNIL; this is encoded by the coding sequence atgatctatGTGGGAATGATCATTTGCTTGATGCTTATGCCAACGAGAATACAATCAaaattcgacaatattcaAAAGGGAAGGATTGGCATCGAGTCTAAATTGAGCATTGAAATAACAGAGAATTTCAAACGTATGCTGAATTATGTGAGAAATTCAAAGGAATTCCAACCTTTTAtgatttctttacttttgtcCGATACGAAATCGAACGTGCTCGTGTCCCTCTTACATCACATGtcaatcgattttattcaAGGCTATCGAATAAGTGCcaatgattttctttcattatatacGTGGAAGGATGAAGGACGTATCACTTGGATCATACCGATCGATGATTTAAACGATCTCGAAGTCTTGATGTATTTAAACGAGAAATTATGGAAACCCAATGATCAATATTTGATAGTTTTCGTTGGTGAGGAAACGTCGGGGAATACATGGAAAAGAATTTTCGATGAGCTCTggataaaatttaatgtatataaaattttaattacaacgATTACCGATCAGTTTCGTTGTTTCTTAAATTATCATCCATTCGATGTCACAAGAAAAGCTTTTGGGAAAGTACATAAATCATGTTTCGATGATATCGAAGAATATTCTacgaagagaagaataaaCTCGATAACTTCACTTCCATCAGATGATATAAGTTTCttcgaaaatttcgaaaatgtaAATGGTTATCCGATAAAGGTTACCGTTTTTCCTTCGATGATGATGTGTATAGAAGTAGACGAGAACAATGTCGTCCATTATACCAAATTAGATGCAAATGTGATGAAGATGTTGGAGAGCAACTTGAACGCAAGTTTCGACGTAAATGTATTGGATAAAAATTCCGATATTGATCCCTTTCAAAAATCCTTACAAGATATTAGTGATCGCAGGAGCGAGATCATATTTACAAGCCTTTTTGTTAAAGCTTACAAcgattcttatctttatcagTTTACAGCGGCCATTGCCGAAGATAAGCTTTGTTTTATCGCACCGACTAAAGGTTATTTACCAAAATCATATATGCCATTTTTACCTTTCACGAAGGACCTGTGGATGACCCTAGCATGCTATAACATTTTCGTGACGATATTCTGGATGATCCTGAAATATTTGAGCTATTCGTTTCGTAATAACAAACCTATTACATGTTCTCTGGGGGAAACGTTCTCGAATATCCGTCGGGGTAAGCTTGCACGCGATAATAtccttttgaaaagaaaaaaggataatattagtcggaggaaaaataaagaaccaCCTGAGATACATCCATACGTTATTCGTTGCACagaattgattatattattttgttatcctTTCGAAAAGGCTTATACCCCGGCACtcagaatatttctttgtaGTTCGTTATTATTTGGACTTGTAATAGTTGGACTTTACAATAATTGGCTAATGTGGACTCTTAGCAAACCATTGAGATATCCAGAAATAAATACTATCGAGGACGTTGCCGATTCGAATTatacgatagtaacgaaatatttaaatttgaaagaGGACACGTTTATTGGGAAGGATCCATTGGAAACGAAACTGCGGAATAAAATCAGTGTTCTTAATACGGATAAACCAACGAATTACTTCGTCGCCTTCGACAAAAGCGTTATTGCTCTTGGTCGATTTACATCGACCAAGCTCGAgaattattcgatttattacgacgacgatgggAACAAATTGGTCCACATTGTCGAAGAGTGTCCAGTTACTTATACGCTTTCATACGTGATCAGACTTAATTCTCCTTATACAGAAAAGATCAATACCTTGTTGCTAAGGATTCAACAGTTtggatttattaatttatggtATGAGGAAATGACGTACCCTTTATTGGTCGaggataagaaaatgaaattggcattgagcgagaaaaagaagaaactcaCATTGGAACATTACTCGTTAGCGTTTCTTGGACTTTTTATTGGCCTAATCGGATGTTTCCTCGTATTTCTCG
- the LOC124422053 gene encoding uncharacterized protein LOC124422053 isoform X1, translating into MIYVGMIICLMLMPTRIQSKFDNIQKGRIGIESKLSIEITENFKRMLNYVRNSKEFQPFMISLLLSDTKSNVLVSLLHHMSIDFIQGYRISANDFLSLYTWKDEGRITWIIPIDDLNDLEVLMYLNEKLWKPNDQYLIVFVGEETSGNTWKRIFDELWIKFNVYKILITTITDQFRCFLNYHPFDVTRKAFGKVHKSCFDDIEEYSTKRRINSITSLPSDDISFFENFENVNGYPIKVTVFPSMMMCIEVDENNVVHYTKLDANVMKMLESNLNASFDVNVLDKNSDIDPFQKSLQDISDRRSEIIFTSLFVKAYNDSYLYQFTAAIAEDKLCFIAPTKGYLPKSYMPFLPFTKDLWMTLACYNIFVTIFWMILKYLSYSFRNNKPITCSLGETFSNIRRGKLARDNILLKRKKDNISRRKNKEPPEIHPYVIRCTELIILFCYPFEKAYTPALRIFLCSSLLFGLVIVGLYNNWLMWTLSKPLRYPEINTIEDVADSNYTIVTKYLNLKEDTFIGKDPLETKLRNKISVLNTDKPTNYFVAFDKSVIALGRFTSTKLENYSIYYDDDGNKLVHIVEECPVTYTLSYVIRLNSPYTEKINTLLLRIQQFGFINLWYEEMTYPLLVEDKKMKLALSEKKKKLTLEHYSLAFLGLFIGLIGCFLVFLDLDTFIRKIRRIANGPFAERITSSVMYTHTRARAPTHAHVRIYLWIFMYTSNHKNIL; encoded by the coding sequence atgatctatGTGGGAATGATCATTTGCTTGATGCTTATGCCAACGAGAATACAATCAaaattcgacaatattcaAAAGGGAAGGATTGGCATCGAGTCTAAATTGAGCATTGAAATAACAGAGAATTTCAAACGTATGCTGAATTATGTGAGAAATTCAAAGGAATTCCAACCTTTTAtgatttctttacttttgtcCGATACGAAATCGAACGTGCTCGTGTCCCTCTTACATCACATGtcaatcgattttattcaAGGCTATCGAATAAGTGCcaatgattttctttcattatatacGTGGAAGGATGAAGGACGTATCACTTGGATCATACCGATCGATGATTTAAACGATCTCGAAGTCTTGATGTATTTAAACGAGAAATTATGGAAACCCAATGATCAATATTTGATAGTTTTCGTTGGTGAGGAAACGTCGGGGAATACATGGAAAAGAATTTTCGATGAGCTCTggataaaatttaatgtatataaaattttaattacaacgATTACCGATCAGTTTCGTTGTTTCTTAAATTATCATCCATTCGATGTCACAAGAAAAGCTTTTGGGAAAGTACATAAATCATGTTTCGATGATATCGAAGAATATTCTacgaagagaagaataaaCTCGATAACTTCACTTCCATCAGATGATATAAGTTTCttcgaaaatttcgaaaatgtaAATGGTTATCCGATAAAGGTTACCGTTTTTCCTTCGATGATGATGTGTATAGAAGTAGACGAGAACAATGTCGTCCATTATACCAAATTAGATGCAAATGTGATGAAGATGTTGGAGAGCAACTTGAACGCAAGTTTCGACGTAAATGTATTGGATAAAAATTCCGATATTGATCCCTTTCAAAAATCCTTACAAGATATTAGTGATCGCAGGAGCGAGATCATATTTACAAGCCTTTTTGTTAAAGCTTACAAcgattcttatctttatcagTTTACAGCGGCCATTGCCGAAGATAAGCTTTGTTTTATCGCACCGACTAAAGGTTATTTACCAAAATCATATATGCCATTTTTACCTTTCACGAAGGACCTGTGGATGACCCTAGCATGCTATAACATTTTCGTGACGATATTCTGGATGATCCTGAAATATTTGAGCTATTCGTTTCGTAATAACAAACCTATTACATGTTCTCTGGGGGAAACGTTCTCGAATATCCGTCGGGGTAAGCTTGCACGCGATAATAtccttttgaaaagaaaaaaggataatattagtcggaggaaaaataaagaaccaCCTGAGATACATCCATACGTTATTCGTTGCACagaattgattatattattttgttatcctTTCGAAAAGGCTTATACCCCGGCACtcagaatatttctttgtaGTTCGTTATTATTTGGACTTGTAATAGTTGGACTTTACAATAATTGGCTAATGTGGACTCTTAGCAAACCATTGAGATATCCAGAAATAAATACTATCGAGGACGTTGCCGATTCGAATTatacgatagtaacgaaatatttaaatttgaaagaGGACACGTTTATTGGGAAGGATCCATTGGAAACGAAACTGCGGAATAAAATCAGTGTTCTTAATACGGATAAACCAACGAATTACTTCGTCGCCTTCGACAAAAGCGTTATTGCTCTTGGTCGATTTACATCGACCAAGCTCGAgaattattcgatttattacgacgacgatgggAACAAATTGGTCCACATTGTCGAAGAGTGTCCAGTTACTTATACGCTTTCATACGTGATCAGACTTAATTCTCCTTATACAGAAAAGATCAATACCTTGTTGCTAAGGATTCAACAGTTtggatttattaatttatggtATGAGGAAATGACGTACCCTTTATTGGTCGaggataagaaaatgaaattggcattgagcgagaaaaagaagaaactcaCATTGGAACATTACTCGTTAGCGTTTCTTGGACTTTTTATTGGCCTAATCGGATGTTTCCTCGTATTTCTCG